The region AATATTAGTAATTAGGTCCTGATCCTTTGCCCATATGCAGTATTCTTCAAAGGACGGAACAGGCTCAAATCCATGGATCCCTCCGCAGACGGCATCCCCATTGTATTTTCTCAGCTCCTCATACGTAAGATCCTTCACAAAACCGGTGCCATCCGTGGTCCGGTCAATGCTTTCATCGTGGATCACCACCACCGTTCCATCCTTTGTAAGCTGTACATCCAGCTCGATCCCGTCACAGCCTGTCTCTGCCGCCTTCCGAAACGCCAGCATGGTATTTTCCGGATACCTTCCGCTGTAACCTCTGTGTGCAAATACCTTCATGTAACCCCCTCTTTCTTCTTATATCTGCAAGCAATAAGCCATAGGCAGGTATAACCCCATTCCTGCTTCTGCCAGATGCTGCAAGAGCCAAATACCCGGCAGCCTCCCAAGGGATTTGACCCTTTCTCCAAAATCTCTTACCAGTATACCATTTCCCGGATAAATTTACCACAGGTTCCCCTGTTTTTATGCAAAACAGCCCCGTAAACCGGAAGGCTGCCTGAAGAAACCCGGACAGCCTGATGGTTTACGAGGCTATTCTATAAAAATAATTTACATCTTTTCAACGCTCCTTGTGGCAACGATGGAAACGCCGGTACCGGCACAGTCAGGGATGATAACCTCTCCTATGGAAACAGGTGCGGATATTTCCATTTTCCGGATTTCCTCCATGCAGGCAAATATCTTGTCTTTTGGAATATCTTCCTTTGTCTTTACAGGTACCATTGCCAGGGCACCGCCTATGACGCGGACCGAAGAGGTCACTACCCTGGTGGGGCTTAAAACCTCTTTCCTGCCGTATTCTTCTCCGCGGCTGCAGGAATTTCCTGACACCTCCACCTGGTCTCCTTCGATTCGCACCGTCAACGGGCAGCCCAATGGGCAGCGGATGCAGATCAGTTCTCTTGCCTCCATATTATTCCACCTCCGTACAGACAACGATTCTTTTAAGCTCCGGATAATCTTTAAAGCTGTCTTTCTTTAATATAACCTGTTCCATCTCGCCGGGAGCCAGGATCATTTTCTTTTTGTGGGAAACCCTTACATTATCATAATAAACGCTGATAAAACGGCCTTTGTATACATC is a window of [Clostridium] saccharolyticum WM1 DNA encoding:
- a CDS encoding DUF1667 domain-containing protein yields the protein MEARELICIRCPLGCPLTVRIEGDQVEVSGNSCSRGEEYGRKEVLSPTRVVTSSVRVIGGALAMVPVKTKEDIPKDKIFACMEEIRKMEISAPVSIGEVIIPDCAGTGVSIVATRSVEKM